One stretch of Zingiber officinale cultivar Zhangliang chromosome 6B, Zo_v1.1, whole genome shotgun sequence DNA includes these proteins:
- the LOC121990500 gene encoding TVP38/TMEM64 family membrane protein slr0305-like — protein sequence MAVSWFSAVRITLLVLLAVATAAAFFTLPVEKILREFLVWIKQNLGLWGPAMLAVAYIPLTILAVPAAVLSLGGGYLFGLPIGFLADSIGGTLGSVAAFLLGRTLGRPYVISKMNDYPDFQAVAVAIERSGFKIVLLLRLAPLIPFCLLNYFLSVTPIGLAEYTMASWLGMMPITLVLVYVGTTLDDLADVTHGWSEASTAHWGTMVAGLVISAILMVCVTREAKAALQKALAENLEAEDILIMSPSPWLPSLLQPSSDLRQPLMIKIET from the exons ATGGCGGTCTCCTGGTTCTCCGCCGTCAGGATTACCCTCCTCGTGCTCCTCGCTGTTGCTACCGCTGCCGCCTTCTTTACGCTTCCTGTCGAAAAG ATTCTGAGGGAGTTCTTGGTCTGGATAAAGCAGAATCTTGGTCTATGGGGACCTGCTATGTT GGCCGTTGCTTATATTCCTTTAACTATACTTGCTGTTCCAGCTGCAGTACTTAGT CTTGGTGGTGGATATCTATTTGGGTTGCCGATAGGCTTTCTTGCTGATTCAATTGGAGGAACACTTGGTTCTGTGGCTGCATTTTTGCTTGGTAGAACT TTAGGAAGGCCCTACGTCATCTCCAAAATGAATGACTATCCTGATTTCCAAGCTGTTGCAGTAGCAATTGAGAGATCTGGCTTTAAG ATTGTGTTGCTACTTAGGCTGGCACCTTTGATTCCATTTTGCTTGTTGAATTACTTCCTATCTGTTACACCGATCGGCCTTGCAGAATACACAATGGCTTCTTGGCTAGGAATGATG CCAATTACTCTTGTCCTGGTGTATGTCGGTACTACTTTGGATGACCTAGCTGATGTTACACATGGATGGAGTGAGGCTTCAACTGCTCACTGG GGAACTATGGTAGCTGGATTAGTGATATCTG CCATCCTTATGGTCTGCGTGACAAGAGAAGCAAAGGCTGCTCTTCAAAAGGCTTTAGCTGAGAACTTAGAGGCTGAGGACATCCTCATCATGTCGCCATCGCCGTGGCTACCATCCTTGTTGCAACCTTCTTCAGATCTAAGGCAACCTCTTATGATCAAGATCGAGACTTGA
- the LOC121988646 gene encoding U1 small nuclear ribonucleoprotein A-like isoform X1, giving the protein MSTDGGAAGAGSDAPSVPANMTIYINNLNEKIKLDELKKSLRAVFSQFGKILEVLAFKTLKHKGQAWVIFEDVSSATEALKRMQGFPFYDKPMRIQYAKTKSDIIAKADGTFVPRERRKRHDDRAERKKRDPHHDSKQAGAGLNSAYSGAYGAVPPLSQLPYGGGSKSMLPEAPALPNNILFVQNLPHETTPMMLQMFFCQYPGFKEVRMVEAKPGIAFVEYGDEMQSTVAMQGLQGFKITQNPMLITYAKK; this is encoded by the exons ATGAGCACCGATGGCGGCGCCGCCGGTGCCGGCAGTGACGCTCCGTCAGTCCCAGCCAATATGACAATCTACATCAACAATCTCAACGAGAAGATTAAACTAGACG AACTCAAGAAGTCCTTGCGCGCAGTTTTTTCTCAATTTGGCAAGATATTAGAGGTCCTTGCTTTTAAGACATTGAAACACAAGGGACAGGCATGGGTAATCTTTGAGGATGTATCATCAGCTACTGAGGCACTTAAAAGGATGCAAGGATTTCCATTCTACGACAAGCCCATG AGAATTCAGTATGCAAAGACCAAGTCCGACATAATTGCAAAGGCTGATGGAACATTTGTCCCTCGTGAAAGAAGGAAGAGACATGATGACAGAG CTGAAAGAAAGAAGCGTGACCCACACCATGATTCTAAGCAAGCTGGGGCAGGATTGAATTCTGCTTATTCTGGTGCCTATGGAGCTGTACCACCT CTTTCGCAGTTGCCCTATGGCGGAGGGTCCAAGTCGATGCTACCAGAAGCACCAGCCTTGCCAAACAACATTCTCTTCGTTCAGAACCTTCCGCACGAGACTACCCCGATGATGCTGCAGATGTTCTTCTGCCAGTATCCGGGTTTCAAAGAGGTTAGGATGGTCGAAGCAAAGCCAGGGATCGCCTTTGTGGAGTATGGAGACGAGATGCAGTCGACAGTGGCAATGCAAGGGCTTCAGGGTTTCAAGATCACACAGAATCCTATGCTCATCACCTATGCCAAGAAGTAG
- the LOC121988646 gene encoding U1 small nuclear ribonucleoprotein A-like isoform X2, translating into MSTDGGAAGAGSDAPSVPANMTIYINNLNEKIKLDELKKSLRAVFSQFGKILEVLAFKTLKHKGQAWVIFEDVSSATEALKRMQGFPFYDKPMRIQYAKTKSDIIAKADGTFVPRERRKRHDDRAERKKRDPHHDSKQAGAGLNSAYSGAYGAVPPLPYGGGSKSMLPEAPALPNNILFVQNLPHETTPMMLQMFFCQYPGFKEVRMVEAKPGIAFVEYGDEMQSTVAMQGLQGFKITQNPMLITYAKK; encoded by the exons ATGAGCACCGATGGCGGCGCCGCCGGTGCCGGCAGTGACGCTCCGTCAGTCCCAGCCAATATGACAATCTACATCAACAATCTCAACGAGAAGATTAAACTAGACG AACTCAAGAAGTCCTTGCGCGCAGTTTTTTCTCAATTTGGCAAGATATTAGAGGTCCTTGCTTTTAAGACATTGAAACACAAGGGACAGGCATGGGTAATCTTTGAGGATGTATCATCAGCTACTGAGGCACTTAAAAGGATGCAAGGATTTCCATTCTACGACAAGCCCATG AGAATTCAGTATGCAAAGACCAAGTCCGACATAATTGCAAAGGCTGATGGAACATTTGTCCCTCGTGAAAGAAGGAAGAGACATGATGACAGAG CTGAAAGAAAGAAGCGTGACCCACACCATGATTCTAAGCAAGCTGGGGCAGGATTGAATTCTGCTTATTCTGGTGCCTATGGAGCTGTACCACCT TTGCCCTATGGCGGAGGGTCCAAGTCGATGCTACCAGAAGCACCAGCCTTGCCAAACAACATTCTCTTCGTTCAGAACCTTCCGCACGAGACTACCCCGATGATGCTGCAGATGTTCTTCTGCCAGTATCCGGGTTTCAAAGAGGTTAGGATGGTCGAAGCAAAGCCAGGGATCGCCTTTGTGGAGTATGGAGACGAGATGCAGTCGACAGTGGCAATGCAAGGGCTTCAGGGTTTCAAGATCACACAGAATCCTATGCTCATCACCTATGCCAAGAAGTAG
- the LOC121988648 gene encoding protein RecA-like isoform X2, whose protein sequence is MARLLLRASLRAALYASQKYGEGIPAPAFQFCNFSSKAKTKSKSDGSESGYFSSKAKRKSKSDGSGSDNFSSKAKRLPKSDGSESGKENLSKKDIALQQALDKITDSFGKGSIMWLGRAHAPREVPVVSTGSIALDMALGIGGLPKGHVVEIYGPEASGKTALALHVIAESQRNGGSCAFVDGERALDSALVKSIGVKMDNLFLSQPDSGEQALSLIDNLIRSGSVDVVVVDSVSALVPKSEPDGEIGDDHMALRARLMSQALRKLTHSLSMSQTILLFINQVRAKQVASGGNALKFYASVRLNIRRIGFIKMGQETLGNQVSVKIVKNKHAPAFRTVRLGLEHGKGFSREFELIDLGLKHKLITKGGGAMYSFNEQSFRGKDAIKHYLIKNDWVKEELATKLRQKILYNNDDDNKLDSQNDDDTNEEVSEELIMSDTTDEELIAALG, encoded by the exons ATGGCGAGGCTTCTTCTGCGGGCTTCTTTAAGAGCAGCACTTTATGCTTCACAG AAATATGGAGAAGGAATCCCAGCACCTGCATTTCAATTTTGTAACTTTTCTTCCAAAG CTAAAACAAAGTCCAAGTCAGATGGATCTGAATCTGGTTACTTTTCTTCCAAAG CTAAAAGAAAGTCCAAGTCAGATGGATCTGGATCGGATAACTTTTCTTCCAAAG CTAAAAGATTGCCCAAGTCAGATGGATCGGAATCTGGTAAGGAAAATCTATCTAAGAAAGATATTGCTTTACAGCAGGCCTTGGACAAGATTACCGATTCATTTGGGAAGGGCTCAATCATGTGGCTTGGTCGTGCTCATGCTCCTAGGGAAGTCCCTGTTGTATCTACAGGATCTATTGCATTGGATATGGCATTGGGAATTGGTGGCCTTCCAAAG GGGCATGTTGTGGAAATATACGGTCCAGAGGCTTCAGGAAAAACTGCACTTGCTCTTCATGTTATTGCAGAGTCTCAAAGGAATGGGG GTTCTTGTGCTTTTGTAGATGGTGAACGTGCTCTGGATTCAGCATTGGTTAAGTCTATTGGTGTCAAAATGGATAATTTATTCTTGTCACAGCCAGATAGTGGGGAGCAGGCACTTAGTCTCATTGACAATCTAATTAGGAGTGGTTCAGTTGATGTTGTGGTTGTCGACAGT GTTTCTGCCCTTGTGCCTAAAAGTGAACCTGATGGTGAGATCGGAGATGACCATATGGCTCTTCGAGCAAGGTTGATGAGCCAAGCTTTGCGCAAGTTGACTCATTCATTATCAATGTCACAGACAATTTTGCTGTTTATTAATCAG GTTAGAGCAAAGCAAGTGGCCTCAGGCGGCAATGCCTTGAAGTTTTATGCATCCGTTCGCTTGAACATCAGACGAATTGGCTTCATTAAAATGGGTCAAGAG ACTTTAGGGAATCAAGTGTCGGTGAAAATTGTCAAGAATAAGCATGCTCCTGCATTTAGGACAGTGCGATTGGGGCTTGAGCACGGCAAGGGGTTCTCCCGGGAATTTGAGCTAATAGATCTTGGTTTGAAACACAAGCTCATTACTAAAGGTGGTGGTGCTATGTATAGTTTCAATGAGCAAAGCTTCAGAGGGAAAGATGCTATCAAGCACTATCTTATTAAGAATGACTGGGTAAAAGAAGAGTTAGCAACAAAACTGAGGCAGAAGATATTATACAACAATGACGATGACAATAAATTGGACTCACAGAACGATGACGACACAAATGAGGAAGTATCTGAAGAGCTAATCATGTCCGATACAACTGATGAGGAACTTATTGCCGCCTTAGGTTGA
- the LOC121988648 gene encoding protein RecA-like isoform X1, which translates to MARLLLRASLRAALYASQFQKYGEGIPAPAFQFCNFSSKAKTKSKSDGSESGYFSSKAKRKSKSDGSGSDNFSSKAKRLPKSDGSESGKENLSKKDIALQQALDKITDSFGKGSIMWLGRAHAPREVPVVSTGSIALDMALGIGGLPKGHVVEIYGPEASGKTALALHVIAESQRNGGSCAFVDGERALDSALVKSIGVKMDNLFLSQPDSGEQALSLIDNLIRSGSVDVVVVDSVSALVPKSEPDGEIGDDHMALRARLMSQALRKLTHSLSMSQTILLFINQVRAKQVASGGNALKFYASVRLNIRRIGFIKMGQETLGNQVSVKIVKNKHAPAFRTVRLGLEHGKGFSREFELIDLGLKHKLITKGGGAMYSFNEQSFRGKDAIKHYLIKNDWVKEELATKLRQKILYNNDDDNKLDSQNDDDTNEEVSEELIMSDTTDEELIAALG; encoded by the exons ATGGCGAGGCTTCTTCTGCGGGCTTCTTTAAGAGCAGCACTTTATGCTTCACAG TTTCAGAAATATGGAGAAGGAATCCCAGCACCTGCATTTCAATTTTGTAACTTTTCTTCCAAAG CTAAAACAAAGTCCAAGTCAGATGGATCTGAATCTGGTTACTTTTCTTCCAAAG CTAAAAGAAAGTCCAAGTCAGATGGATCTGGATCGGATAACTTTTCTTCCAAAG CTAAAAGATTGCCCAAGTCAGATGGATCGGAATCTGGTAAGGAAAATCTATCTAAGAAAGATATTGCTTTACAGCAGGCCTTGGACAAGATTACCGATTCATTTGGGAAGGGCTCAATCATGTGGCTTGGTCGTGCTCATGCTCCTAGGGAAGTCCCTGTTGTATCTACAGGATCTATTGCATTGGATATGGCATTGGGAATTGGTGGCCTTCCAAAG GGGCATGTTGTGGAAATATACGGTCCAGAGGCTTCAGGAAAAACTGCACTTGCTCTTCATGTTATTGCAGAGTCTCAAAGGAATGGGG GTTCTTGTGCTTTTGTAGATGGTGAACGTGCTCTGGATTCAGCATTGGTTAAGTCTATTGGTGTCAAAATGGATAATTTATTCTTGTCACAGCCAGATAGTGGGGAGCAGGCACTTAGTCTCATTGACAATCTAATTAGGAGTGGTTCAGTTGATGTTGTGGTTGTCGACAGT GTTTCTGCCCTTGTGCCTAAAAGTGAACCTGATGGTGAGATCGGAGATGACCATATGGCTCTTCGAGCAAGGTTGATGAGCCAAGCTTTGCGCAAGTTGACTCATTCATTATCAATGTCACAGACAATTTTGCTGTTTATTAATCAG GTTAGAGCAAAGCAAGTGGCCTCAGGCGGCAATGCCTTGAAGTTTTATGCATCCGTTCGCTTGAACATCAGACGAATTGGCTTCATTAAAATGGGTCAAGAG ACTTTAGGGAATCAAGTGTCGGTGAAAATTGTCAAGAATAAGCATGCTCCTGCATTTAGGACAGTGCGATTGGGGCTTGAGCACGGCAAGGGGTTCTCCCGGGAATTTGAGCTAATAGATCTTGGTTTGAAACACAAGCTCATTACTAAAGGTGGTGGTGCTATGTATAGTTTCAATGAGCAAAGCTTCAGAGGGAAAGATGCTATCAAGCACTATCTTATTAAGAATGACTGGGTAAAAGAAGAGTTAGCAACAAAACTGAGGCAGAAGATATTATACAACAATGACGATGACAATAAATTGGACTCACAGAACGATGACGACACAAATGAGGAAGTATCTGAAGAGCTAATCATGTCCGATACAACTGATGAGGAACTTATTGCCGCCTTAGGTTGA
- the LOC121988648 gene encoding DNA repair protein recA homolog 3, mitochondrial-like isoform X3: MARLLLRASLRAALYASQFQKYGEGIPAPAFQFCNFSSKAKRLPKSDGSESGKENLSKKDIALQQALDKITDSFGKGSIMWLGRAHAPREVPVVSTGSIALDMALGIGGLPKGHVVEIYGPEASGKTALALHVIAESQRNGGSCAFVDGERALDSALVKSIGVKMDNLFLSQPDSGEQALSLIDNLIRSGSVDVVVVDSVSALVPKSEPDGEIGDDHMALRARLMSQALRKLTHSLSMSQTILLFINQVRAKQVASGGNALKFYASVRLNIRRIGFIKMGQETLGNQVSVKIVKNKHAPAFRTVRLGLEHGKGFSREFELIDLGLKHKLITKGGGAMYSFNEQSFRGKDAIKHYLIKNDWVKEELATKLRQKILYNNDDDNKLDSQNDDDTNEEVSEELIMSDTTDEELIAALG; encoded by the exons ATGGCGAGGCTTCTTCTGCGGGCTTCTTTAAGAGCAGCACTTTATGCTTCACAG TTTCAGAAATATGGAGAAGGAATCCCAGCACCTGCATTTCAATTTTGTAACTTTTCTTCCAAAG CTAAAAGATTGCCCAAGTCAGATGGATCGGAATCTGGTAAGGAAAATCTATCTAAGAAAGATATTGCTTTACAGCAGGCCTTGGACAAGATTACCGATTCATTTGGGAAGGGCTCAATCATGTGGCTTGGTCGTGCTCATGCTCCTAGGGAAGTCCCTGTTGTATCTACAGGATCTATTGCATTGGATATGGCATTGGGAATTGGTGGCCTTCCAAAG GGGCATGTTGTGGAAATATACGGTCCAGAGGCTTCAGGAAAAACTGCACTTGCTCTTCATGTTATTGCAGAGTCTCAAAGGAATGGGG GTTCTTGTGCTTTTGTAGATGGTGAACGTGCTCTGGATTCAGCATTGGTTAAGTCTATTGGTGTCAAAATGGATAATTTATTCTTGTCACAGCCAGATAGTGGGGAGCAGGCACTTAGTCTCATTGACAATCTAATTAGGAGTGGTTCAGTTGATGTTGTGGTTGTCGACAGT GTTTCTGCCCTTGTGCCTAAAAGTGAACCTGATGGTGAGATCGGAGATGACCATATGGCTCTTCGAGCAAGGTTGATGAGCCAAGCTTTGCGCAAGTTGACTCATTCATTATCAATGTCACAGACAATTTTGCTGTTTATTAATCAG GTTAGAGCAAAGCAAGTGGCCTCAGGCGGCAATGCCTTGAAGTTTTATGCATCCGTTCGCTTGAACATCAGACGAATTGGCTTCATTAAAATGGGTCAAGAG ACTTTAGGGAATCAAGTGTCGGTGAAAATTGTCAAGAATAAGCATGCTCCTGCATTTAGGACAGTGCGATTGGGGCTTGAGCACGGCAAGGGGTTCTCCCGGGAATTTGAGCTAATAGATCTTGGTTTGAAACACAAGCTCATTACTAAAGGTGGTGGTGCTATGTATAGTTTCAATGAGCAAAGCTTCAGAGGGAAAGATGCTATCAAGCACTATCTTATTAAGAATGACTGGGTAAAAGAAGAGTTAGCAACAAAACTGAGGCAGAAGATATTATACAACAATGACGATGACAATAAATTGGACTCACAGAACGATGACGACACAAATGAGGAAGTATCTGAAGAGCTAATCATGTCCGATACAACTGATGAGGAACTTATTGCCGCCTTAGGTTGA
- the LOC121988648 gene encoding DNA repair protein recA homolog 3, mitochondrial-like isoform X4 encodes MLATVAKRKSKSDGSGSDNFSSKAKRLPKSDGSESGKENLSKKDIALQQALDKITDSFGKGSIMWLGRAHAPREVPVVSTGSIALDMALGIGGLPKGHVVEIYGPEASGKTALALHVIAESQRNGGSCAFVDGERALDSALVKSIGVKMDNLFLSQPDSGEQALSLIDNLIRSGSVDVVVVDSVSALVPKSEPDGEIGDDHMALRARLMSQALRKLTHSLSMSQTILLFINQVRAKQVASGGNALKFYASVRLNIRRIGFIKMGQETLGNQVSVKIVKNKHAPAFRTVRLGLEHGKGFSREFELIDLGLKHKLITKGGGAMYSFNEQSFRGKDAIKHYLIKNDWVKEELATKLRQKILYNNDDDNKLDSQNDDDTNEEVSEELIMSDTTDEELIAALG; translated from the exons ATGCTTGCTACTGTAGCTAAAAGAAAGTCCAAGTCAGATGGATCTGGATCGGATAACTTTTCTTCCAAAG CTAAAAGATTGCCCAAGTCAGATGGATCGGAATCTGGTAAGGAAAATCTATCTAAGAAAGATATTGCTTTACAGCAGGCCTTGGACAAGATTACCGATTCATTTGGGAAGGGCTCAATCATGTGGCTTGGTCGTGCTCATGCTCCTAGGGAAGTCCCTGTTGTATCTACAGGATCTATTGCATTGGATATGGCATTGGGAATTGGTGGCCTTCCAAAG GGGCATGTTGTGGAAATATACGGTCCAGAGGCTTCAGGAAAAACTGCACTTGCTCTTCATGTTATTGCAGAGTCTCAAAGGAATGGGG GTTCTTGTGCTTTTGTAGATGGTGAACGTGCTCTGGATTCAGCATTGGTTAAGTCTATTGGTGTCAAAATGGATAATTTATTCTTGTCACAGCCAGATAGTGGGGAGCAGGCACTTAGTCTCATTGACAATCTAATTAGGAGTGGTTCAGTTGATGTTGTGGTTGTCGACAGT GTTTCTGCCCTTGTGCCTAAAAGTGAACCTGATGGTGAGATCGGAGATGACCATATGGCTCTTCGAGCAAGGTTGATGAGCCAAGCTTTGCGCAAGTTGACTCATTCATTATCAATGTCACAGACAATTTTGCTGTTTATTAATCAG GTTAGAGCAAAGCAAGTGGCCTCAGGCGGCAATGCCTTGAAGTTTTATGCATCCGTTCGCTTGAACATCAGACGAATTGGCTTCATTAAAATGGGTCAAGAG ACTTTAGGGAATCAAGTGTCGGTGAAAATTGTCAAGAATAAGCATGCTCCTGCATTTAGGACAGTGCGATTGGGGCTTGAGCACGGCAAGGGGTTCTCCCGGGAATTTGAGCTAATAGATCTTGGTTTGAAACACAAGCTCATTACTAAAGGTGGTGGTGCTATGTATAGTTTCAATGAGCAAAGCTTCAGAGGGAAAGATGCTATCAAGCACTATCTTATTAAGAATGACTGGGTAAAAGAAGAGTTAGCAACAAAACTGAGGCAGAAGATATTATACAACAATGACGATGACAATAAATTGGACTCACAGAACGATGACGACACAAATGAGGAAGTATCTGAAGAGCTAATCATGTCCGATACAACTGATGAGGAACTTATTGCCGCCTTAGGTTGA
- the LOC121988649 gene encoding DNA repair protein recA homolog 3, mitochondrial-like, whose protein sequence is MARLLRLASLRPALYASQKYGEGIMAPAVQVCNFSSKAKKKSKSDGSESSEENLSKRDLALQQAMDQITDAFGKGSIMWLGRAQAPRDVPVVSTGSFALDMALGIGGIPKGRIVEIYGPEASGKTTLALHVIAESQKNGGYCAFVDAEHALDPALAQSIGVKTDNLLFSQPDCGEQALSLIDTLIRSGSVDVVVVDSVAALVPKSELHGEMGDAHVALQARLMSQALRKLTHSLAMSQTILLFINQVRAKLTTFGGFGGPTEVTSGGNALKFYASVRLNIRRIAFVKKGEEIIGNEVSVKIVKNKHAPPFRTAQFELEFGKGICRESELINLGLKHKLVIKGGGAMYSFNGQNFRGKDAIKRFLIDNELVREELATKLRQMILSINDKDNKANSESDDPNDEVSEDSITSDTTDEELTASA, encoded by the exons AAGTATGGAGAAGGAATCATGGCACCTGCAGTTCAAGTTTGTAACTTTTCTTCCAAAG CTAAAAAAAAGTCCAAGTCAGATGGATCTGAATCTAGTGAAGAAAATCTATCAAAGAGGGATCTTGCTTTACAACAAGCCATGGACCAGATTACTGATGCATTTGGGAAAGGATCAATCATGTGGCTTGGTCGTGCTCAGGCTCCTAGGGATGTCCCTGTTGTATCTACAGGATCTTTTGCATTGGATATGGCATTGGGAATTGGTGGTATTCCAAAG GGGCGCATCGTGGAGATATATGGTCCAGAGGCATCAGGAAAAACTACACTTGCTCTTCATGTGATTGCAGAATCTCAAAAGAATGGAG GTTATTGTGCTTTTGTAGATGCAGAACATGCTCTGGATCCAGCATTGGCTCAGTCTATTGGTGTAAAAACTGATAATTTACTCTTTTCACAGCCAGATTGTGGTGAGCAGGCACTTAGTCTCATTGACACTCTAATTAGGAGTGGTTCAGTAGATGTTGTGGTTGTCGACAGT GTTGCTGCCCTTGTACCTAAAAGTGAACTTCACGGCGAGATGGGTGATGCCCATGTTGCTCTTCAAGCAAGGTTGATGAGCCAAGCATTGCGCAAGTTGACTCATTCATTGGCAATGTCACAGACAATTTTGCTGTTTATTAATCAG GTTAGAGCAAAGCTGACCACATTTGGTGGGTTTGGTGGACCTACAGAAGTGACCTCAGGCGGCAATGCTTTGAAGTTCTATGCATCTGTTCGCTTGAACATCAGACGTATAGCCTTCGTTAAAAAGGGTGAAGAG ATTATAGGGAACGAAGTGTCGGTGAAAATTGTGAAGAATAAGCATGCTCCTCCATTTAGGACAGCGCAATTTGAGCTCGAGTTTGGGAAGGGGATCTGCCGGGAATCTGAGCTGATAAATCTTGGATTGAAACACAAGCTCGTTATAAAAGGCGGTGGTGCTATGTATAGTTTCAATGGACAAAACTTTAGAGGGAAAGATGCAATCAAGCGATTTCTCATTGATAATGAGTTGGTACGAGAAGAGCTAGCAACAAAGCTGAGGCAGATGATATTATCAATCAATGACAAGGACAATAAAGCTAACTCCGAAAGTGATGACCCAAATGACGAAGTATCTGAAGATTCAATTACATCTGATACAACCGATGAGGAACTTACTGCCTCAGCTTGA